From a region of the Pedobacter cryoconitis genome:
- a CDS encoding family 43 glycosylhydrolase: MKRTLLLLCFLISSAALFAQKKQLTYCNPVNLDYGYTPIPHFTEQGKHRATADPVIVNYKGDYFLFSTNQMGYWWSEDLYNWNFVSRSFLRPEHKVYDDLCAPSVWIQGDTMLVFGSTYAKNFPIWMSTDPKKDSWKEVVHEFEIGGWDPAHFVDEDGKLYMYNGSSNQYPLYGVELNRKTFAPIGTRKELLLLNDERFGWQRFGENLDNTFLDPFIEGAWMTKHHGKYYLQYGAPATEFSGYADGVAISKSPLGPFEHQSLPLSYKPGGFARGAGHGATFQDRWKNYWHVSTMVVSVKNNFERRLGIWPAGFDQDDVMYMDAAFGDYPHYLPNKAADHLKSGFTGWMLLNYNKPVVVSSTLGGYTANLAVDESIKTYWSAASGKKGEWIQSDLGKVSRVNAVQLNYADQDAEFLGKQHDIYHQYKLWYSVDGKSWKILVDKSANRKDVPHDYIELDQPVSARFIKLENIHMPAGKFAISGLRVFGNGNGEKPAAVKDFTVLRTEKDKRNSWIRWNTVDGAYGYNIYLGTEPDKLYNSIMVYQANEYWYKGMDKEKPYYFCIEAINENGVSERSKVTRVN; the protein is encoded by the coding sequence ATGAAAAGAACGCTGCTGTTGTTATGCTTCCTGATTTCAAGCGCCGCTTTATTCGCTCAGAAAAAGCAGCTGACTTATTGTAACCCGGTCAATCTGGATTATGGCTATACCCCTATTCCTCATTTTACGGAACAGGGCAAACACCGCGCAACAGCAGATCCTGTGATTGTAAATTACAAGGGCGATTATTTCTTGTTTTCTACGAACCAGATGGGTTATTGGTGGAGTGAAGATTTATACAACTGGAATTTTGTTTCCCGTTCTTTCCTTCGTCCGGAGCATAAGGTTTATGATGATCTGTGTGCGCCTTCGGTTTGGATTCAGGGTGATACGATGCTGGTTTTTGGTTCTACCTATGCAAAGAATTTCCCGATCTGGATGAGTACAGATCCGAAAAAGGATTCGTGGAAGGAAGTGGTACATGAGTTTGAAATTGGTGGCTGGGACCCTGCACATTTTGTGGATGAGGATGGAAAGTTATATATGTACAATGGCAGCAGCAATCAATATCCTTTGTACGGGGTGGAGTTAAACCGTAAAACTTTTGCTCCGATAGGGACAAGAAAAGAATTGCTGTTATTGAATGATGAGCGGTTTGGGTGGCAGCGTTTCGGTGAAAACCTGGATAACACTTTTCTTGATCCTTTTATTGAAGGCGCATGGATGACTAAACATCATGGAAAATATTATTTACAGTATGGTGCTCCTGCTACAGAGTTTAGTGGTTATGCGGATGGTGTAGCGATCTCAAAGAGTCCGCTTGGCCCATTTGAGCATCAGTCATTACCGTTATCTTACAAACCAGGTGGCTTTGCAAGGGGCGCCGGACATGGGGCTACTTTTCAGGACAGGTGGAAAAATTACTGGCATGTTTCTACTATGGTGGTCTCTGTCAAGAACAATTTTGAACGCAGGCTGGGCATCTGGCCAGCAGGATTCGATCAGGATGATGTGATGTATATGGATGCTGCTTTTGGCGATTATCCGCATTATCTTCCTAACAAGGCTGCGGATCATTTGAAGTCTGGTTTCACTGGGTGGATGTTGCTGAATTACAATAAGCCAGTTGTGGTTTCTTCTACTTTGGGTGGTTATACTGCAAATTTAGCGGTGGATGAAAGTATCAAAACCTACTGGAGTGCTGCAAGTGGTAAAAAGGGAGAATGGATACAGTCTGATCTTGGAAAGGTATCCCGTGTAAACGCAGTACAGCTAAATTATGCGGATCAGGATGCAGAATTTTTAGGTAAACAGCATGACATTTATCATCAATACAAACTATGGTATTCGGTGGATGGCAAAAGCTGGAAAATATTAGTGGATAAAAGTGCAAACCGTAAAGATGTCCCGCATGATTATATAGAATTGGATCAGCCGGTTTCTGCGCGCTTTATCAAATTAGAGAATATTCATATGCCTGCTGGCAAATTTGCCATCAGCGGATTAAGGGTATTTGGGAATGGCAATGGAGAGAAACCAGCAGCTGTTAAAGATTTCACCGTATTAAGAACGGAAAAAGATAAAAGAAATTCATGGATCAGATGGAATACTGTAGATGGTGCTTATGGGTATAATATTTATTTAGGCACCGAGCCTGATAAGTTATACAATAGTATCATGGTTT